The following proteins are co-located in the Leptospira weilii genome:
- a CDS encoding ABC transporter ATP-binding protein, protein MNIYKRLLKYSFKYKYRLTLGIVLSFFVSVLNGASLTSLIPIFDSLGTGEKTNFEISLTKKDKALLQRLQEKDSFSRTESIELRLAEWKIRLNSSLKNMSHDQLVLLFCFVVFPVYLLKLTFLAAAVYCINSAGYLAIRDLRAELYAKAQTLPLNHFVQEKTGILMSRIINDVEVLGKLISSDLKDAIVDFFYIVTHLLLLMYLSWKMFLAVFIVVPIVMGPVSAFADKIRKATRNQQERLSSLNGHLQEVISGIRVIRAFSMEKVEAKRFWEFNQDLSDKTFKGHFYHQVGPSLTELFSSIIAVIFLSFGAYLMEDGTFSRGMFMAFFLTLIFLMRPFKQMSMLSNSIQSAISAGSRVFELLDQETDIQNPASPRFLKKMEKGLSFNNVTFTYPGAKTPAVQEINLEIPKGETVALVGASGAGKSTLVDLVPRLIDPQEGQIFIDGIDIRELDLSNLRKRIGIVAQQVFLFNGTIRENICYGNQSVTEEQLRSACEQAFAMEFILSFEEGFDTIVGERGVMLSGGQRQRIAIARALLLNPEILILDEATSALDTESERLVQQALESLYKNRTVIIIAHRLSTVQIANTIFAMEDGRIVESGTHAELIQLDGKYKKLYDIQFVESSESV, encoded by the coding sequence ATGAACATCTATAAACGGCTCCTAAAGTATTCCTTCAAGTACAAATACAGATTAACTTTGGGAATCGTACTCTCCTTTTTTGTTTCGGTTTTAAATGGGGCTTCTCTTACTTCCTTGATTCCGATTTTCGATTCCCTTGGCACCGGAGAAAAAACGAATTTCGAAATCTCTTTGACTAAAAAAGATAAAGCTCTTTTACAACGTTTGCAGGAAAAAGATTCTTTCTCCAGGACCGAGTCGATCGAGCTTCGACTTGCGGAGTGGAAGATACGGCTCAATTCTTCTCTGAAGAATATGAGCCATGATCAACTCGTTTTACTTTTTTGTTTTGTGGTTTTTCCCGTCTATCTTTTGAAACTCACTTTTCTCGCGGCGGCGGTTTATTGCATTAATTCGGCGGGTTATCTCGCGATTCGGGATTTAAGGGCGGAATTGTACGCTAAGGCTCAGACTCTTCCTCTCAATCACTTCGTACAAGAAAAAACGGGAATCCTAATGAGTAGAATCATCAACGATGTGGAAGTTCTCGGTAAGCTGATTAGTTCGGATTTGAAGGATGCGATCGTCGATTTTTTTTACATTGTCACACATCTACTTCTTCTTATGTATCTGAGTTGGAAGATGTTTCTAGCGGTTTTCATCGTAGTTCCAATTGTGATGGGTCCGGTCTCGGCGTTTGCCGACAAGATCCGTAAGGCGACCCGCAATCAACAGGAACGTCTTTCTTCGTTAAACGGACATCTTCAGGAAGTGATTTCCGGAATTAGGGTGATCCGTGCTTTTTCCATGGAGAAGGTGGAGGCGAAACGTTTTTGGGAATTCAACCAGGATCTTTCCGATAAAACTTTCAAAGGCCATTTTTATCATCAGGTCGGGCCTTCTCTGACGGAATTATTCAGTTCGATCATAGCCGTGATCTTTCTGAGTTTCGGGGCGTATCTCATGGAAGACGGAACATTTTCTCGCGGAATGTTTATGGCGTTCTTTTTGACTCTGATCTTTTTGATGAGACCGTTTAAACAAATGAGTATGCTTTCCAATTCGATTCAAAGCGCGATTTCGGCGGGAAGTCGCGTGTTCGAGTTATTGGATCAAGAGACGGACATTCAAAATCCTGCGAGTCCCAGGTTCCTAAAAAAAATGGAGAAGGGGTTGTCGTTTAACAACGTAACTTTCACATATCCAGGCGCCAAGACTCCCGCAGTTCAGGAAATCAATCTGGAGATTCCGAAAGGGGAAACCGTCGCCTTGGTGGGCGCATCGGGAGCAGGAAAATCCACGTTAGTCGATCTTGTTCCGAGGTTGATCGATCCTCAGGAAGGACAAATTTTCATCGATGGCATCGATATACGGGAATTGGACTTGAGTAATCTTCGTAAAAGAATTGGAATCGTGGCTCAACAGGTATTTTTATTCAACGGAACGATTCGCGAAAATATCTGCTACGGAAATCAAAGTGTGACGGAAGAACAACTTCGTTCCGCCTGCGAACAGGCGTTCGCGATGGAATTTATCCTTTCCTTTGAAGAGGGTTTTGATACGATTGTGGGGGAACGCGGAGTGATGCTTTCGGGCGGTCAAAGACAAAGAATCGCGATCGCTCGAGCTTTACTTCTCAATCCGGAAATTCTGATTCTGGACGAGGCGACTTCGGCGCTTGACACAGAATCGGAAAGATTGGTTCAGCAAGCTTTGGAGTCTCTCTACAAAAATAGAACCGTAATCATTATCGCTCATAGACTTTCCACGGTACAAATTGCGAACACCATCTTTGCGATGGAAGACGGAAGGATCGTGGAATCCGGCACACACGCGGAGCTGATCCAACTTGACGGTAAGTATAAAAAGCTCTACGACATCCAGTTTGTCGAATCCTCGGAAAGCGTATAA
- the lpxK gene encoding tetraacyldisaccharide 4'-kinase → MKSFNPLSFLHVALFPVLYALSFIYRVLFLFDQRFTEKKKLSGAFVISVGNISMGGTGKTPFSIYLAKLIHKKFPERKIVLLSRGYGAAGSEHGHRVSQQSSPREAGDEPLLLKKHLPFAEVWIGRDRHSTYFRFKEELKMKENPIVILDDGFQHHALERDVDIVLLDSSRIRKERFLIPAGSLREPISSLLRADWIVFSKYELSAERIVRNIQRKFSKRILRFSLEPDKLLSPDLRMDSPKIFYDKKVYAFTGIGNPEIFFSMIRKFQPVELETRTFRDHYSYTIEDENALETIAKNYDYLVCTEKDFVKISKSPKNLRVLLLESKLDKEERFGSFLKKRLMSKTF, encoded by the coding sequence ATGAAATCGTTCAATCCTCTTTCGTTTTTGCACGTCGCTTTGTTTCCGGTTCTGTATGCGCTTTCCTTTATTTATCGTGTTCTCTTTTTATTCGATCAAAGATTTACCGAAAAGAAAAAACTTTCCGGAGCCTTTGTAATCAGCGTGGGAAATATTTCCATGGGCGGAACCGGAAAAACTCCGTTCTCGATTTATCTCGCAAAACTAATTCATAAAAAATTTCCGGAAAGAAAGATCGTTCTTTTGTCCAGAGGTTACGGTGCGGCGGGATCCGAACATGGGCATAGGGTTTCACAACAATCCTCTCCGAGGGAAGCCGGAGACGAACCTCTTCTTTTAAAAAAACATCTTCCGTTTGCTGAGGTTTGGATCGGAAGAGACAGACATTCTACCTATTTCCGTTTTAAAGAAGAATTGAAAATGAAGGAAAATCCGATTGTGATTTTGGACGACGGATTTCAACATCACGCTTTGGAAAGAGACGTGGATATCGTTTTATTGGATTCGAGTAGGATTCGTAAGGAGCGTTTTTTAATCCCTGCTGGAAGTTTGAGAGAACCGATTTCCTCTCTACTAAGGGCCGATTGGATCGTATTTTCAAAGTATGAACTTTCCGCGGAGAGGATCGTACGGAATATTCAAAGGAAATTTTCGAAAAGAATTCTTCGTTTTTCTTTAGAACCGGATAAACTTTTATCTCCCGATTTGCGGATGGATTCTCCGAAAATATTCTACGATAAAAAAGTGTATGCGTTTACCGGAATCGGAAATCCGGAAATTTTCTTTTCGATGATTCGAAAATTTCAACCGGTCGAGTTAGAAACCAGAACGTTCCGAGATCATTATTCTTATACGATTGAAGACGAAAACGCTCTGGAGACGATCGCAAAAAACTACGATTATCTCGTCTGCACCGAAAAGGATTTCGTCAAAATTTCGAAATCCCCGAAGAATTTAAGAGTTCTTCTCTTAGAAAGTAAACTTGATAAGGAGGAAAGGTTCGGTTCTTTTCTCAAGAAGAGGCTTATGTCGAAAACGTTCTGA
- a CDS encoding LA_0442/LA_0875 N-terminal domain-containing protein: protein MKKTISYSIFVFLLSSVSLRSEVLLLKSGKQVEGNIISQDKETVTFKLTDGTTKVFQKTIIRKISFTKIVEPISKKEEVQKHKEEGQRKREATVLAETQKSKEKSVEERERELINSKRHYLEVSFGIGNGTEQSELRPFYQTIQYAGLAFSSSGQAEILTNPYKTPNNGSTTRIQYAWNRFTFELRGTEAKHNIDVSGFQTLAFGTGGSGSSSSGERATNAIFGNANTKFQKISSRVGFTPYPHPILDLQILGGVERIWTNTSQEVDSLGPSTESGVNPNRISFREYSSHHKGYSFGIGFEWKFLKQFVFQGQILHLDMASPSSFKNYEYRIGDSNTPFRLNQVGLDYWWKSTGTEINLKFSTKIKGNWSVFVETSNMILKNTLQTGYISDNEGNQEQIGLKIFGPKILIPMLYESKTVLSYVQLGVNYRFDF, encoded by the coding sequence ATGAAAAAAACTATTTCATATTCAATCTTCGTTTTTTTGCTTTCATCAGTTTCTCTTAGGAGCGAAGTTCTCCTTTTGAAATCCGGCAAGCAGGTGGAAGGTAATATCATCAGCCAAGATAAGGAAACCGTCACCTTTAAACTTACGGATGGTACAACAAAAGTTTTCCAAAAAACGATCATTCGGAAAATTTCTTTTACTAAAATTGTGGAGCCTATCTCTAAAAAAGAAGAGGTTCAGAAACACAAAGAGGAAGGTCAAAGGAAAAGAGAAGCGACAGTACTTGCTGAAACACAGAAGTCTAAGGAAAAAAGTGTCGAAGAAAGAGAACGGGAGCTTATAAATTCAAAAAGACATTATCTCGAAGTTTCCTTCGGAATCGGAAATGGAACCGAGCAATCCGAGCTTCGACCTTTTTATCAAACCATTCAATACGCAGGTTTGGCTTTCAGTAGTTCGGGTCAGGCGGAAATTCTTACCAATCCATACAAAACACCAAACAATGGTTCTACGACTCGAATCCAGTACGCTTGGAATCGTTTTACGTTCGAGCTACGGGGAACGGAAGCGAAACATAATATCGACGTGAGCGGATTTCAAACTCTTGCTTTTGGAACCGGGGGTTCGGGTTCAAGTTCGTCCGGTGAAAGAGCGACTAATGCAATCTTTGGAAACGCAAATACCAAATTTCAAAAAATTTCCTCCCGCGTCGGCTTTACTCCTTACCCACATCCCATTCTGGATCTGCAAATTTTGGGAGGTGTCGAGAGAATTTGGACAAACACAAGTCAGGAAGTGGATAGTCTGGGCCCCTCGACGGAAAGTGGGGTCAATCCGAATCGTATTAGTTTTCGCGAATATTCGAGTCATCATAAAGGATACAGTTTCGGAATCGGATTCGAATGGAAATTCCTAAAACAATTTGTGTTTCAAGGACAAATTCTTCATTTGGATATGGCGAGTCCGTCTTCCTTTAAAAATTATGAATATAGAATCGGTGACTCAAATACGCCGTTTCGTCTCAACCAAGTCGGATTGGACTATTGGTGGAAGTCAACCGGAACCGAAATTAATCTCAAATTTTCTACAAAAATAAAAGGAAATTGGAGCGTATTCGTGGAAACGAGCAATATGATTTTAAAGAACACTCTCCAAACCGGTTATATATCCGACAACGAAGGTAATCAGGAACAAATCGGACTGAAAATTTTCGGACCGAAAATTTTGATTCCGATGTTATACGAATCCAAAACGGTTCTTAGTTATGTTCAACTCGGTGTTAACTACCGTTTCGATTTCTGA
- a CDS encoding helix-hairpin-helix domain-containing protein, producing the protein MSKKEYSKSIEGNSEKSDILKEFKTLPGVGKSIAMDYWNLGFRSLDEIRSTDPEKLYIRCCELHGGYVDRCMLYVFRCVHYFLNTKKPNSEKLKWWNWKDTEKIQKSKR; encoded by the coding sequence ATGAGTAAAAAAGAATATTCTAAATCTATCGAAGGAAATTCGGAAAAATCCGATATCCTAAAAGAATTTAAAACCCTGCCGGGAGTTGGAAAATCGATCGCGATGGATTATTGGAATCTGGGTTTTAGAAGTTTGGACGAGATTCGGTCAACTGATCCGGAAAAACTGTACATTCGCTGTTGCGAACTTCACGGCGGCTATGTGGACCGCTGTATGCTTTACGTCTTTCGTTGTGTTCACTATTTTTTGAACACTAAAAAACCGAATTCGGAAAAGTTAAAGTGGTGGAATTGGAAGGACACAGAAAAAATTCAGAAATCGAAACGGTAG
- a CDS encoding YceI family protein — MKQIILFYCLILLPFVAGFSQDTGKNQTCIYSYDHASTKLTWKAFKFTEKTGVGGSFDKIQVVGTKAGNSPEKALKGMKFTIDPNTVNSGNNDRDAKIKSAFFYPLKKNGKIEGKVVSAELNSDKTSGKGIISLTFNGITKNLDASFTLQEGTRLSASSNLELGNFKALAAIDALNQVCKDLHKGKDGVSKLWPEVELTISTQLKADCK, encoded by the coding sequence ATGAAACAAATCATTCTATTCTATTGTTTGATCCTACTTCCTTTTGTCGCCGGATTTTCTCAGGATACCGGCAAAAACCAAACTTGCATATACTCGTATGATCACGCGAGTACGAAGCTCACTTGGAAAGCCTTTAAGTTTACGGAAAAAACTGGGGTCGGCGGTTCTTTTGATAAAATCCAAGTGGTCGGAACGAAGGCCGGAAATTCCCCGGAAAAAGCCCTCAAAGGAATGAAGTTTACAATCGATCCGAATACGGTTAACTCTGGAAATAACGATCGAGACGCAAAAATCAAGTCCGCATTTTTTTATCCTTTGAAAAAGAACGGAAAGATCGAGGGTAAGGTCGTTTCCGCAGAATTAAATTCCGACAAAACCTCCGGAAAAGGAATCATTTCCCTAACTTTCAACGGGATCACCAAAAATCTAGACGCAAGCTTTACTCTCCAAGAGGGAACCCGACTGAGTGCGAGTTCAAATTTGGAGCTCGGAAACTTTAAAGCTCTGGCGGCAATTGACGCACTCAATCAAGTATGCAAAGATTTGCATAAAGGAAAAGACGGTGTTTCTAAACTTTGGCCGGAAGTCGAACTTACGATTTCCACTCAACTCAAAGCGGATTGCAAGTGA
- the thiL gene encoding thiamine-phosphate kinase produces MKSKRKSRFLKENLNLKESEIIRVLYPPGTAQTDDCYLDEEGRIFTTDTICEGTHFRTEWSGPKEIAKKLVEVNVSDIAAGGGVPTKAFLNLGLSSQFSKEEWIRPFSSSLQEALSFYNIELCGGDTYRSPSLNLTLTLIGVTARPWKRSGGKNGDFLYLTGSVGLSLLGYKLLNESLNVPEPLRNLALERHLTPKARLNVSKELSKRFSVSCCMDLTDGLLQDLPKLAYSSKLGLKIDLEKIPSDCSAYLSLDEILSSGEELELIFLSSEELPNTLDKVNITKIGRTTQDWKGVKFFQRNSEKIFEFSGFQHF; encoded by the coding sequence CTGAAATCGAAAAGAAAGTCAAGGTTTTTAAAGGAAAATTTAAATTTGAAAGAATCGGAAATCATCCGTGTTCTCTATCCGCCCGGAACCGCTCAAACTGACGATTGTTATCTGGACGAAGAAGGTCGGATTTTTACAACCGATACGATCTGCGAAGGAACTCATTTTAGAACCGAGTGGAGCGGTCCGAAAGAAATCGCTAAGAAACTCGTGGAAGTGAACGTTTCCGATATCGCTGCGGGCGGCGGAGTTCCGACTAAGGCGTTTCTCAATTTAGGTCTCAGTTCCCAATTTTCCAAGGAAGAATGGATTCGTCCTTTTTCTTCCTCATTACAAGAAGCCTTATCTTTTTACAATATCGAACTCTGTGGCGGAGATACGTATCGTTCTCCTTCTCTCAATCTGACTTTGACCTTAATCGGTGTTACGGCCCGGCCTTGGAAACGTTCGGGTGGTAAAAACGGAGATTTTCTTTATCTCACGGGTTCGGTAGGCCTTTCTTTGCTCGGTTACAAACTTTTGAACGAGAGTTTGAACGTGCCGGAACCGCTTCGGAATCTCGCCTTGGAAAGACATCTTACCCCAAAAGCGAGACTGAACGTTTCCAAAGAACTTTCGAAACGTTTTTCGGTTTCCTGCTGTATGGATCTTACCGACGGACTTTTACAAGATCTTCCCAAGTTGGCTTACTCTTCGAAACTCGGATTGAAAATCGATTTGGAAAAAATTCCTTCCGATTGTTCCGCTTATTTAAGTTTGGACGAGATTCTCAGTTCCGGGGAAGAATTGGAACTTATCTTTTTAAGTTCGGAAGAACTACCGAACACATTAGATAAAGTTAATATTACAAAAATCGGGCGAACAACACAGGATTGGAAAGGAGTCAAATTCTTTCAAAGAAATTCGGAGAAAATCTTCGAATTTTCCGGATTTCAACACTTTTGA
- a CDS encoding 1-acyl-sn-glycerol-3-phosphate acyltransferase, whose amino-acid sequence MAEKESSVGKWQKEFFENIHLFKRSGMTEEEAKKILQKFLHLSSITPMPPVMEVFKEPNLLETVGVYTSPEQRSREFMMEFLSPIMKQFTVEGVDNLKAIKPLIGKYPITLISNHLSHLDAPAIFHQLYNCSPEGKSIAEQLVFIAGRLAYEPDFTRLGLYMFGTLLVCSKRDMADNPSLSDVMTKINMRAFRHSQKLQSEGKIVAIFPEGTRSRDGRLMPFVETVYHYVANKVIIPISLEKTDKILPTTSLLFNQVNGKLVIGKPVLVGELSRKQMESFPKEVEQLQFPEHGDKKQFLIDNLALLVGSNLNKHQHGTYRNLYKGNVSGKNILIKVPKEPEEKIVVIGASSMSIAVATLLANKDIMVYLYHPDVAYTEQCNTERRELKYYPLYKLPPNLVFTSDPDVLKTATLFIQGTNPWELINVYPEIQPYLNRNKAPFFNVIKGFTSTGLILDEVQNAFGLEDDRLGVIAGACYPDQIMERKISGFEIAASNATLIPRVQKLFTNGYIFPRPARIPTDVKGVQLGGALKTIYALAMGIVEGYFTQTFGGNVDNSLFHLSNRFFTEMTAIGTKMGGQSETFLGLSGLTDFMLSCFGTDAKDRKTGYDIAYGSPSERMSNGFYGLKVMPNLMKITAENTPVLSAAYEVVINKKNVNQIIEMLESRLARV is encoded by the coding sequence ATGGCTGAAAAAGAATCCAGCGTAGGCAAATGGCAAAAGGAATTTTTTGAAAACATTCATTTGTTCAAACGTTCCGGAATGACGGAAGAAGAAGCCAAAAAGATTCTTCAAAAATTTTTACATCTCTCTTCGATAACTCCGATGCCTCCGGTTATGGAAGTATTCAAAGAACCGAATCTCTTGGAAACCGTGGGAGTTTATACCTCTCCCGAACAACGATCCAGAGAATTCATGATGGAATTTCTTTCTCCGATCATGAAGCAGTTCACCGTGGAAGGGGTGGACAACCTAAAAGCGATTAAACCTCTGATCGGTAAGTACCCGATCACTCTTATTTCCAATCACTTGTCTCACTTGGACGCACCCGCAATCTTTCATCAACTTTATAACTGTTCGCCCGAAGGAAAATCGATCGCGGAACAACTCGTTTTTATAGCGGGAAGATTGGCCTACGAACCTGACTTTACGAGACTGGGTCTGTATATGTTCGGGACTCTTTTGGTCTGTTCCAAAAGGGACATGGCGGATAATCCGAGCTTATCCGACGTGATGACAAAGATCAATATGAGAGCCTTTCGTCATTCTCAAAAACTTCAATCAGAAGGTAAAATCGTCGCCATTTTCCCGGAAGGAACCCGTTCCAGAGACGGAAGATTAATGCCTTTCGTGGAAACCGTTTATCATTACGTTGCCAACAAGGTCATTATCCCCATTTCTCTTGAAAAGACTGATAAGATTCTCCCGACGACAAGTCTTCTTTTCAATCAGGTGAACGGAAAACTTGTGATCGGTAAACCTGTGTTAGTCGGGGAACTTTCTCGTAAGCAAATGGAATCCTTTCCTAAGGAAGTGGAACAACTTCAGTTTCCAGAACACGGAGACAAAAAACAATTTTTGATCGACAATCTTGCTCTTCTCGTGGGTTCCAATCTGAACAAACACCAACATGGAACTTATAGAAATCTCTACAAGGGAAATGTTTCCGGCAAAAATATTCTCATTAAAGTTCCGAAAGAACCGGAAGAAAAAATCGTCGTGATCGGCGCAAGCAGTATGTCGATTGCCGTCGCCACTCTTCTTGCAAACAAGGACATTATGGTTTATCTCTATCATCCCGATGTGGCATATACGGAACAATGCAATACCGAAAGAAGAGAACTGAAATATTATCCTCTTTATAAACTTCCTCCGAATTTGGTTTTTACTTCCGATCCGGATGTTTTAAAGACCGCTACCTTATTTATTCAAGGAACCAATCCTTGGGAACTTATCAACGTTTATCCGGAAATTCAACCTTACTTAAATAGGAACAAAGCTCCTTTCTTCAACGTGATCAAAGGTTTTACAAGTACCGGTTTGATTCTCGACGAAGTACAGAACGCATTTGGTTTGGAAGACGATCGCCTTGGCGTAATCGCGGGAGCTTGTTATCCGGATCAAATCATGGAGAGAAAGATCTCCGGTTTCGAGATAGCGGCGTCCAATGCGACCCTCATTCCGAGAGTTCAAAAACTTTTTACCAACGGTTATATCTTTCCAAGGCCGGCGAGAATTCCGACCGACGTAAAAGGCGTTCAATTGGGAGGCGCTCTGAAAACGATCTATGCACTTGCGATGGGAATCGTAGAAGGGTATTTCACACAGACTTTCGGCGGTAACGTGGATAATTCTCTCTTTCATTTATCCAATCGTTTTTTTACGGAGATGACCGCGATCGGCACTAAGATGGGCGGACAATCCGAGACTTTCTTAGGTCTTTCCGGTTTAACCGACTTTATGCTTTCTTGTTTCGGAACGGATGCAAAAGATAGAAAGACGGGATACGATATTGCTTACGGTTCTCCATCGGAAAGAATGTCGAACGGTTTCTACGGTCTTAAGGTAATGCCGAATTTGATGAAAATAACCGCGGAAAACACGCCGGTTCTCTCAGCCGCTTACGAAGTCGTGATCAATAAAAAGAATGTGAATCAAATCATTGAAATGTTGGAAAGCAGACTAGCAAGGGTTTGA
- a CDS encoding ATP phosphoribosyltransferase regulatory subunit yields the protein MNRNLPEPSQKKWIPDGFHFLGPEDSKDRRIVLETVSGVLKKKGYSEVFLPAFDYSSTFLQTISAPDSSSLFRIRDLSGNEISPSIDLTVQAVKGMAGFSHQRENQNIFYIGRIFRESAKGSVSRKEVLQIGAESIGASGKENTFKILEELNEIVSVLPLEDKLTLVLGNVNLFHSIVREFELSPSEIEILSTLLYQKNVNEIERIFGEKKNHSVLIRLLSALVLNFDLDSLKNSLKIASLSEGLQKNLNSVLEDTFWIFKSWESKKRKIDLCIDFSLLRDLNYYTGFVFQGYLQGSPDPVLTGGAYDHLYEMFSGVQKDASGYALIVNILEASLQNPFSDFKS from the coding sequence ATGAATCGAAATCTTCCAGAACCCAGCCAGAAAAAGTGGATCCCGGATGGGTTTCATTTTCTCGGTCCCGAAGATAGCAAGGATAGAAGAATCGTATTGGAAACCGTATCCGGAGTCCTTAAAAAAAAAGGCTACTCGGAAGTATTCTTACCTGCGTTTGATTATAGTTCGACGTTTCTCCAGACGATTTCCGCTCCAGATTCTTCGTCTTTGTTTCGAATCCGAGATCTTTCCGGAAATGAAATTTCACCTAGCATCGATTTAACTGTTCAGGCGGTCAAGGGGATGGCCGGTTTTTCTCATCAAAGGGAAAATCAAAATATTTTTTATATAGGAAGAATATTCAGAGAAAGCGCAAAAGGAAGTGTGTCTCGAAAAGAAGTCCTTCAAATCGGAGCCGAGTCGATTGGAGCTTCTGGAAAGGAAAACACATTCAAAATTTTGGAAGAACTAAACGAAATCGTTAGCGTTCTTCCTCTCGAAGACAAATTGACTCTCGTTTTAGGAAATGTGAATCTGTTTCACTCCATCGTTCGGGAATTCGAGTTAAGTCCGAGTGAAATCGAAATCCTTTCCACATTACTCTATCAGAAAAATGTAAATGAAATCGAAAGAATTTTCGGAGAAAAAAAGAACCATTCCGTTCTGATTCGTTTGTTAAGCGCGCTTGTTTTAAATTTCGATTTGGATTCATTGAAGAATTCCCTCAAGATCGCTTCTCTTTCGGAAGGCCTTCAAAAAAATTTGAATTCCGTTCTTGAGGACACTTTCTGGATTTTTAAATCCTGGGAATCCAAAAAAAGAAAAATAGATCTTTGTATCGACTTTTCTCTTTTGAGAGATCTGAACTATTATACCGGTTTTGTTTTTCAAGGTTATCTGCAAGGTTCTCCCGACCCGGTTTTAACCGGAGGAGCTTACGATCATCTATACGAAATGTTTTCGGGAGTTCAGAAAGACGCGAGCGGTTATGCTCTTATCGTGAATATTTTAGAAGCCTCCCTTCAAAACCCTTTTTCCGATTTCAAATCATGA
- a CDS encoding adenylosuccinate synthase has protein sequence MPASLVVGTQWGDEGKAKVIDFLSKDTDIIVRYQGGANAGHTVVVHGKKYVFHLVPSGVIYEQTVCVIGNGVVLDPLFFIEECDRLQKEGFPVYDKLLLSDACHLLFPYHSQIDSARETTVSQEHKIGTTKKGIGICYADKMMRTGLRVGDLLDNSYESRLKHLVDEKNRELDKLYGMPPVSYKDINDGLKFFLSKVRKSIINTAYYLDTELKKGKRVLLEGAQGTGLDVDFGTYPYVTSSNPTTGGALIGTGISFQHLKHVIGITKAYTTRVGEGPFPTELLGEAGEALRQKGGEFGATTGRPRRCGWFDAEMLKHSVRINGITSIALTKIDILSDYDRIPVAIGYKLNGKILDCFPSQGLEKLEVVYEEFPGWKTDISGISEFQKLPEKCKNFISALEKWIGVKINLVSTGPDRKDTIQGDSF, from the coding sequence ATGCCCGCATCGTTAGTAGTAGGAACCCAATGGGGTGATGAAGGAAAAGCCAAAGTCATTGACTTCCTTTCCAAGGACACAGACATCATTGTTCGTTACCAAGGAGGCGCGAACGCGGGACACACGGTCGTCGTTCATGGAAAAAAATACGTATTTCATTTGGTTCCTTCCGGGGTGATCTATGAGCAAACCGTTTGTGTAATCGGGAACGGAGTGGTTTTGGACCCACTTTTTTTCATCGAAGAGTGCGACCGTCTTCAAAAGGAAGGATTTCCGGTCTATGACAAACTTTTGTTAAGCGACGCGTGTCATCTTCTTTTTCCGTATCATTCTCAGATCGATTCTGCAAGGGAAACTACAGTCAGCCAAGAACACAAAATCGGAACCACAAAAAAAGGGATCGGAATCTGTTACGCGGATAAAATGATGAGAACCGGATTGCGAGTAGGGGATCTTTTGGACAATTCCTACGAGTCCCGTTTGAAACATTTGGTCGACGAGAAAAATCGAGAACTCGACAAACTCTACGGAATGCCTCCCGTTTCCTATAAAGATATCAACGACGGTTTAAAATTCTTTCTTTCCAAGGTAAGGAAAAGTATTATAAATACTGCATATTATCTCGATACGGAACTTAAGAAAGGAAAACGGGTCCTTTTGGAAGGCGCTCAAGGAACCGGTTTGGACGTCGACTTCGGAACCTATCCTTACGTCACAAGTTCCAATCCTACGACCGGAGGAGCGTTGATCGGAACCGGAATTTCGTTTCAACATTTGAAACATGTTATCGGGATTACGAAAGCGTACACTACAAGAGTTGGAGAGGGGCCTTTTCCTACGGAACTTTTAGGAGAGGCGGGAGAGGCTCTCCGTCAAAAAGGCGGGGAATTCGGAGCGACTACGGGACGTCCGAGACGATGTGGTTGGTTCGACGCAGAGATGTTGAAACATTCAGTTCGTATTAACGGAATCACTTCGATTGCTTTAACAAAGATTGATATTCTTTCCGATTATGATCGGATTCCGGTTGCAATCGGCTATAAACTGAACGGAAAAATTCTAGATTGTTTTCCATCACAAGGTCTTGAAAAATTAGAAGTCGTTTATGAAGAATTTCCGGGATGGAAAACGGACATTTCCGGCATCTCCGAATTTCAAAAACTCCCTGAGAAATGTAAAAATTTTATTTCCGCTCTGGAGAAATGGATCGGGGTGAAAATCAATTTGGTTTCAACGGGTCCCGATAGAAAGGATACGATTCAGGGGGATTCTTTTTAA